A region of Dioscorea cayenensis subsp. rotundata cultivar TDr96_F1 chromosome 5, TDr96_F1_v2_PseudoChromosome.rev07_lg8_w22 25.fasta, whole genome shotgun sequence DNA encodes the following proteins:
- the LOC120261812 gene encoding uncharacterized protein LOC120261812 — MAASANPTGNQDGAAGGGGAAGNPNNGAAAAAPAAGNASGPGQGLKHNPGLAIEWTSEEQTILEDGLAKYASDASLIRYAKIAMELQDKTVRDVALRCRWMTKKESGKRRKEELARKNKDKKERATDSSTKPSTHLAARPSAPQYALPMLPVDNDDDISYRAIGGATGQLLEQNMQAFNQISTNLANFLLQDNINLFQQTYDNILTIMNEMNEMPEIMKQMPPLPVKVNEELANSILPPPSVPRQSGQ, encoded by the exons ATGGCGGCGAGTGCGAACCCGACGGGGAATCAGGACGGTGCCGCCGGGGGCGGTGGAGCGGCGGGGAACCCTAATAATGGTGCGGCAGCGGCGGCGCCGGCGGCGGGGAATGCTTCGGGGCCTGGGCAGGGGTTGAAACATAACCCTGGACTGGCGATTGAGTGGACCTCCGAGGAGCAGACGATCTTGGAGGACGGATTGGCTAA ATATGCTTCTGATGCAAGTCTCATTCGTTATGCCAAAATTGCAATGGAGTTGCAAGACAAGACAGTCCGAGATGTGGCCCTGCGGTGCAGATGGATGACT AAAAAGGAAAGTGGAAAGAGAAGGAAGGAGGAACTTGcaaggaaaaacaaagataaaaag GAAAGAGCTACGGATTCTTCAACGAAGCCATCAACTCATTTGGCAGCACGGCCTAGTGCTCCTCAATATGCTTTACCTATGCTGCCTGTtgacaatgatgatgatatCTCATATAGAG CGATTGGTGGTGCTACAGGACAGCTTCTAGAACAAAATATGCAGGCTTTCAATCAAATTAGCACCAATCTTGCTAACTTTCTG CTCCAGGATAACATCAATCTCTTCCAGCAAACATATGACAATATCCTCACAATCATGAACGA AATGAATGAGATGCCGGAGATAATGAAGCAGATGCCGCCGCTTCCCGTGAAGGTGAACGAAGAACTGGCCAACTCCATCCTTCCACCGCCTTCCGTGCCGAGGCAATCAGGGCAATAA
- the LOC120262177 gene encoding uncharacterized protein LOC120262177 isoform X2, with protein MEDEPLPPESEVPSSPATAPVRLVDCVEDLLFFTLSSHLDGSLDVDLGLANDYCSRLLQTDPLPVDSNIGDDCRGVPMYPLYKHLAHSLERSLSSGTFVRVPDSDDELLKMKEDEWSKLLLENGSELMKIFEAVNFELHVQEPFFSQLKAGLKIVEGRCAVGDYNRIAPGASLLFNKALVVEVQHVNRYNSFSEMLQVETLAKVLPGVQTIEEGIQIYRKFYTEEKERTNGVLAICVSKPASQPYVHMAKLLTGLGYDGLNFLLGMGHTNGTVTDALPPPRSVLIASAMKPFRPNEQ; from the exons ATGGAGGACGAGCCTTTGCCTCCCGAATCGGAGGTTCCTTCGTCTCCGGCCACCGCTCCGGTTCGGTTGGTAGACTGTGTGGAAGACCTTCTCTTCTTCACTCTCTCCTCACACCTTGATGGATCTCTAGATGTGGATCTTGGGCTCGCCAATGACTACTGTTCTCGTCTCCTCCAAACTGATCCCCTTCCCGTTGATTCCAATATCGGAG ATGATTGTAGAGGAGTTCCAATGTATCCTCTATATAAGCATTTGGCTCATTCTCTGGAGCGATCTTTAAGTTCTGGAACTTTTGTGAGAGTGCCAGACTCTGATGATGAGTTGTTAAAGATGAAGGAAGATGAATGGAGTAAATTATTATTGGAAAATGGATCGGAGTTGATGAAG ATCTTTGAAGCTGTTAACTTTGAGCTCCATGTTCAGGAACCTTTCTTCTCACAGCTAAAAG CTGGCTTAAAAATTGTTGAAGGGAGATGCGCTGTCGGTGATTACAATAG AATTGCTCCAGGTGCTTCTCTTCTCTTCAACAAAGCCCTTGTTGTTGAAGTTCAG cATGTTAACAGGTACAATTCATTCTCTGAGATGTTGCAAGTGGAGACTCTTGCTAAGGTCCTCCCGGGGGTTCAAACTATTGAGGAAG GAATACAGATCTACAGGAAGTTTTATACAGAGGAGAAAGAAAGGACGAATGGCGTCCTAGCAATTTGTGTATCCAAACCAGCTTCTCAACCCTATGTTCACATGGCTAAGCTTCTCACT GGGCTGGGATATGATGGATTGAATTTCCTTCTTGGTATGGGGCATACTAATGGAACAGTTACTGATGCTCTGCCTCCTCCCAGATCAGTCCTTATAGCGTCTGCCATGAAACCTTTTCGGCCAAAT GAGCAGTAA
- the LOC120262177 gene encoding uncharacterized protein LOC120262177 isoform X1, with product MEDEPLPPESEVPSSPATAPVRLVDCVEDLLFFTLSSHLDGSLDVDLGLANDYCSRLLQTDPLPVDSNIGDDCRGVPMYPLYKHLAHSLERSLSSGTFVRVPDSDDELLKMKEDEWSKLLLENGSELMKIFEAVNFELHVQEPFFSQLKAGLKIVEGRCAVGDYNRIAPGASLLFNKALVVEVQHVNRYNSFSEMLQVETLAKVLPGVQTIEEGIQIYRKFYTEEKERTNGVLAICVSKPASQPYVHMAKLLTGLGYDGLNFLLGMGHTNGTVTDALPPPRSVLIASAMKPFRPNVKGSSLTNAARALAKHVNRSSNGWWGNFSGSDSDKNRLALEVINCLLTNCSWMNIHLMQPYGCVFEIRVSEGYGARWSQDGSKFMGFLEPYVEEGHSKGWKH from the exons ATGGAGGACGAGCCTTTGCCTCCCGAATCGGAGGTTCCTTCGTCTCCGGCCACCGCTCCGGTTCGGTTGGTAGACTGTGTGGAAGACCTTCTCTTCTTCACTCTCTCCTCACACCTTGATGGATCTCTAGATGTGGATCTTGGGCTCGCCAATGACTACTGTTCTCGTCTCCTCCAAACTGATCCCCTTCCCGTTGATTCCAATATCGGAG ATGATTGTAGAGGAGTTCCAATGTATCCTCTATATAAGCATTTGGCTCATTCTCTGGAGCGATCTTTAAGTTCTGGAACTTTTGTGAGAGTGCCAGACTCTGATGATGAGTTGTTAAAGATGAAGGAAGATGAATGGAGTAAATTATTATTGGAAAATGGATCGGAGTTGATGAAG ATCTTTGAAGCTGTTAACTTTGAGCTCCATGTTCAGGAACCTTTCTTCTCACAGCTAAAAG CTGGCTTAAAAATTGTTGAAGGGAGATGCGCTGTCGGTGATTACAATAG AATTGCTCCAGGTGCTTCTCTTCTCTTCAACAAAGCCCTTGTTGTTGAAGTTCAG cATGTTAACAGGTACAATTCATTCTCTGAGATGTTGCAAGTGGAGACTCTTGCTAAGGTCCTCCCGGGGGTTCAAACTATTGAGGAAG GAATACAGATCTACAGGAAGTTTTATACAGAGGAGAAAGAAAGGACGAATGGCGTCCTAGCAATTTGTGTATCCAAACCAGCTTCTCAACCCTATGTTCACATGGCTAAGCTTCTCACT GGGCTGGGATATGATGGATTGAATTTCCTTCTTGGTATGGGGCATACTAATGGAACAGTTACTGATGCTCTGCCTCCTCCCAGATCAGTCCTTATAGCGTCTGCCATGAAACCTTTTCGGCCAAAT GTTAAAGGTTCTTCCTTGACTAATGCGGCAAGAGCTTTGGCTAAACATGTTAACAGGAGCAGTAATGGATGGTGGGGAAATTTTTCTGGAAGTG ATTCAGATAAAAACAGACTAGCATTAGAAGTCATCAACTGCTTGCTAACTAATTGCTCCTGGATGAACATCCATCTAATGCAACCCTACGGATGTGTGTTTGAGATTCGGGTTTCTGAAGGTTATGGTGCGCGTTGGTCTCAGGATGGTTCAAAG TTCATGGGGTTTTTAGAGCCATATGTGgaggaaggtcattccaaggggTGGAAACATTAG
- the LOC120260794 gene encoding uncharacterized protein LOC120260794 translates to MGWSRWLVIVCVLIAFFGTALGSQSATNRVLVEKQNGSESESLLFIRTERIDPLDGFKKYKGGFNITNKHYWSSAIFTGKYGYIVAAVWLVFGIVYAIILLIKSICFTNKQRNWIRGPPHSNGNSFWPVLSVLVFTILAIVASGVVLGGSLKFHSRAQTVKNIIVRTAQEASNTIHNVTGAVQAMQEDMELYGDLHGSTNLNATTKKLNDEADNIQRKAIKNMRLVNKGLKILKAVTIATVTLNLAVILALLLFLIARTWPTMLRRAFYLLIVVCWLLAFLFWLYFGLYYFLNKFAGDTCIALNEYQLDPQNSTLGTILPCRPSAKSVLRDAGKGIHDIIDQVNANISSLQSLSLPGLQYVCNPFSGPPDYTYQPENCSSNTIQIGDIPQVLKRYTCSNNGSNDCVGEFISTTDYNRAVVYTNSLQNILNSYPSVERLVDCQLVKDAFSEILVNHCKPLKKDVHLTWGALAALSTVMVILILAWICEACYGKRGSKYSYDGSVEPHSTSNETSEADTSELASRDIETKLVP, encoded by the exons ATGGGTTGGAGTAGATGGCTGGTGattgtttgtgttttgattgcatTTTTTGGGACTGCTCTTGGATCTCAATCTG CAACAAACAGAGTGTTGGTGGAAAAACAGAATGGCTCTGAGTCTGagagtttattatttattcgaACCGAAAGAATTGATCCTTTGGATGGATTCAAGAAATATAAGGGAGGATTTAACATCACAAACAAACATTACTGGAGT TCTGCTATTTTCACCGGTAAATACGGGTACATCGTTGCAGCAGTATGGCTTGTTTTCGGCATTGTTTATGCTATAATTCTATTAATCAAATCCATCTGTTTcaccaacaaacaaagaaaCTGGATTAGAGGTCCTCCTCACTCAAATGGGAACAGTTTTTGGCCTGTTCTTTCAGTGTTGGTCTTCACAATTCTAGCAAT agTTGCATCAGGAGTAGTTCTTGGTGGAAGTTTGAAATTCCATTCGAGAGCGCAGACGGTGAAGAACATCATTGTAAGAACAGCACAAGAAGCATCGAACACAATACACAATGTCACTGGTGCAGTACAAGCAATGCAAGAGGATATGGAGCTTTACGGTGACCTCCATGGATCGACTAATCTGAATGCCACTACAAAGAAGCTCAATGATGAAGCCGATAACATACAAAGAAAGGCGATAAAGAATATGCGACTTGTTAACAAGGGTCTCAAAATact GAAAGCAGTAACAATTGCCACTGTGACACTAAATTTGGCCGTCATACTTGCTTTACTAT TGTTTTTAATTGCAAGAACATGGCCGACAATGCTTCGCCGTGCTTTTTATCT GCTAATTGTTGTTTGTTGGCTATTGGCATTCCTCTTCTGGCTGTACTTTGGATTGTATTACTTCCTAAATAA GTTTGCAGGTGACACATGCATAGCTCTCAATGAATATCAACTAGACCCGCAAAACAGCACTCTGGGTACAATCCTCCCCTGCCGACCTTCAGCTAAATCAGTTTTGCGCGACGCAGGAAAGGGAATTCATGACATAATCGATCAG GTTAATGCGAACATTTCATCATTACAGTCGCTATCACTTCCCGGTCTGCAATATGTATGCAATCCTTTCTCCGGGCCACCGGATTACACCTACCAACCGGAGAATTGTTCTTCGAATACGATTCAAATTGGAGATATTCCTCAAGTGCTTAAGAGATACACATGTTCAAACAATGGTAGCAATGATTGTGTAGGAGAGTTTATTTCGACTACTGATTATAATCGAGCTGTTGTCTATACAAATTCATTACAGAACATACTAAATAGTTATCCCAGTGTCGAAAGACTTGTCGATTGCCAACTAGTGAAGGATGCATTCTCTGAAATACTTGTCAATCATTGTAAACCATTGAAGAAGGATGTGCATTTGACATGGGGTGCATTAGCTGCATTATCAACAGTAATGGTGATACTCATTTTGGCATGGATTTGTGAAGCTTGTTATGGTAAAAGAGGAAGTAAATATTCTTATGATGGCTCTGTGGAGCCTCATTCAACATCAAATGAAACTTCAGAAGCTGATACAAGTGAATTGGCTTCAAGAGATATAGAAACTAAATTGGTACCATAG